A part of Corynebacterium lactis RW2-5 genomic DNA contains:
- a CDS encoding HAD-IC family P-type ATPase — protein sequence MVSWETPETGLTRSQVEQRCKEGKVNHLPPTSGRSVWDIVRANVFTRINAILAVLFAIVLYTGSIVNGAFGLLIIANSAVGVIQELRAKRTLDKLSIVGRAKPSVIRDGAEAQEIDREAIVLDDLVEIGPGDQIVVDGVVRSGRDLSVDESSLTGESDPVYKRAGDTVYSGSSVIAGSATYQATKVGAEAYAAKLAAEASKFTLTDSELFRGINTILRYITWILIPVGALVIYTQLFRSGSAFKEALLAMVASLVPMVPEGLVLMTTIAFALGVIRLGRHKVLVNELPAIEGLARVDVVCADKTGTLTSNTMRLDSIELIDSSRSRSDIDSVLLDLCRLDERPNSTARALIDGLEQPDSSVGKREIVQSQPFTSSLKWSGLTYSGSETWVLGAPDVLADGSSGGMERAGELMESGMRVLLLASSAVPVGEIPYGAGQSPEPGDGVLEPAALVVLGQTVRSDAAETIRYFGDEGVEVKVISGDNAQAVGAVARELGIEGANQPLDARRLPECADGKPSQQFADEVENRRIFGRVTAEHKRNMVRALRGRGHHVAMTGDGVNDVLALKESNLGVAMGDGAPATRSVAQLVLLDNKFAVMPTIVAEGRRVIGNIERVANLFLTKTIYSVVLALAVGLIGMEYPFEPIHVTVTGWFTIGIPAFVLSLAPNLERAREGFVSRVLKLAIPAGVTVGVLTFLFWLWAYPGVSASADARGEASTATLVVLIVSAFWVLVVVARPYAWWKLVLLAVSAGAYVFIFTVPVVSAVLHLHQVGPALLASALAVGALGAAIVEGLWWIRRATSERGHSKG from the coding sequence ATCGTGTCGTGGGAAACCCCCGAAACCGGTCTGACCCGGAGTCAGGTAGAGCAGCGCTGTAAAGAGGGCAAGGTCAACCACCTGCCGCCGACGTCCGGGCGCAGCGTGTGGGACATTGTCCGCGCCAACGTATTCACGCGAATTAACGCCATTCTCGCGGTGTTGTTCGCTATCGTGCTCTACACCGGCTCCATCGTCAACGGCGCCTTCGGCCTGCTCATCATCGCCAACTCCGCCGTCGGTGTAATCCAGGAGCTGCGCGCTAAGCGAACCCTGGACAAGCTCTCCATTGTCGGCCGCGCGAAACCAAGCGTCATCAGAGATGGAGCAGAGGCCCAGGAAATTGATCGCGAGGCCATCGTCCTCGACGACCTCGTTGAGATCGGCCCCGGCGACCAGATTGTCGTCGATGGTGTGGTGCGCTCGGGCCGTGACCTCTCCGTCGACGAGTCCTCCCTGACAGGCGAGTCCGACCCCGTCTACAAGCGTGCAGGTGACACCGTCTACTCGGGGTCCTCCGTCATCGCGGGCAGTGCAACCTATCAGGCCACAAAGGTCGGCGCCGAGGCGTACGCCGCCAAGCTCGCCGCGGAGGCCAGCAAGTTTACCCTCACAGACTCCGAGCTCTTCCGTGGCATCAATACAATCTTGCGCTACATCACCTGGATTCTGATTCCAGTCGGCGCACTGGTGATCTACACCCAGCTCTTCCGCTCCGGTAGCGCGTTCAAGGAAGCTCTGCTGGCTATGGTCGCTTCGCTCGTGCCCATGGTGCCGGAAGGCCTGGTGTTGATGACCACCATCGCCTTTGCCCTCGGCGTGATTCGGCTCGGCCGCCACAAGGTCCTGGTCAATGAGCTGCCCGCGATTGAGGGACTTGCCCGCGTGGACGTGGTCTGCGCCGACAAGACCGGTACCCTGACCAGCAACACCATGCGTCTCGATTCCATCGAACTCATCGACTCTTCTCGCTCGCGCTCCGACATCGACTCCGTGCTACTCGACCTCTGCCGTCTCGACGAGCGCCCGAACTCCACCGCCCGGGCGCTTATCGACGGCCTCGAACAACCCGATTCTTCCGTCGGCAAGCGAGAGATAGTGCAGTCCCAGCCGTTTACCTCCTCGCTGAAGTGGTCTGGACTGACCTATTCAGGCAGCGAGACGTGGGTGCTGGGGGCTCCAGATGTGCTTGCCGACGGCTCTTCAGGTGGCATGGAGCGCGCAGGCGAGTTGATGGAGTCAGGGATGCGAGTGCTGCTGCTGGCATCCTCGGCGGTCCCGGTGGGGGAGATTCCCTATGGGGCGGGGCAGTCGCCGGAGCCGGGAGATGGCGTGCTCGAGCCGGCAGCGCTGGTTGTCCTCGGACAGACGGTGCGCTCCGATGCGGCCGAGACGATTCGATACTTCGGGGATGAGGGGGTCGAGGTCAAGGTTATCTCCGGTGATAACGCGCAGGCGGTTGGCGCAGTGGCCCGCGAGCTGGGTATCGAGGGGGCGAATCAGCCACTCGACGCGCGCAGGCTTCCCGAATGTGCCGATGGTAAACCCAGTCAGCAGTTCGCCGATGAGGTCGAAAACCGTCGTATCTTCGGGCGAGTTACGGCCGAACACAAGCGCAATATGGTCAGGGCTCTGCGTGGTCGCGGGCATCATGTCGCTATGACCGGCGATGGTGTCAACGATGTGCTGGCGCTGAAGGAATCAAACCTCGGCGTGGCGATGGGGGATGGGGCGCCCGCGACGCGTTCGGTAGCGCAGCTGGTGCTGCTTGATAACAAGTTCGCGGTTATGCCAACGATAGTGGCGGAGGGGCGCCGCGTGATTGGCAACATTGAGCGCGTTGCGAACCTGTTTTTGACCAAGACCATCTACTCGGTCGTCCTTGCGCTGGCAGTGGGACTGATTGGCATGGAGTATCCCTTCGAGCCGATTCACGTGACTGTGACCGGATGGTTCACGATTGGCATCCCCGCCTTCGTGCTCTCGCTTGCCCCGAACCTGGAGCGGGCCCGCGAAGGATTTGTATCTAGAGTGCTGAAACTTGCCATACCGGCGGGCGTGACTGTCGGTGTGCTGACGTTCCTGTTCTGGCTCTGGGCCTACCCGGGGGTCTCGGCGAGCGCGGATGCTAGAGGGGAAGCGTCGACTGCGACGCTGGTGGTGCTAATCGTCTCTGCGTTTTGGGTGCTCGTCGTGGTCGCGCGGCCGTACGCCTGGTGGAAGTTGGTTCTGCTGGCAGTCTCAGCCGGGGCGTACGTATTTATCTTCACTGTTCCCGTTGTATCCGCTGTGCTACATCTGCATCAGGTTGGGCCTGCGTTGCTGGCTTCGGCGTTGGCCGTCGGCGCATTGGGTGCTGCCATTGTGGAAGGGCTCTGGTGGATTCGCCGGGCTACCTCCGAACGTGGTCATTCGAAGGGCTAG
- a CDS encoding ribokinase has translation MSAPHVADTAGAPIEQEIERLRALHNSRPKVCVVGSINADLTVTVERLPHGGETIAGSPLRILPGGKSANQAATAGKLGADVSLIGAVGRDPNGSLLLDALADAHVDISDVARTESSTGTAMIVVDDSAENFIVISAGANGDVGPEMVQAHRSRIEGSGVLGLCLEIRDESVITAARVANEAGVPVVFNLSPIRKVSDELLDLVDVLIVNEHELAAIVGEDAARAGFDGGNWDAAGRALADGHGIADAVVTLGGAGSVVLAMEKTVAATEVTATAIAPLKIDVVDTTGCGDSYMGTLLTAIAAGHSVAEGAELAAAVSAYAATGVGAQSSYGTTDQVAQFLRGR, from the coding sequence ATGAGCGCTCCTCATGTCGCCGACACCGCTGGCGCGCCCATCGAGCAGGAAATCGAGCGCCTGCGGGCATTGCACAATTCGCGCCCAAAGGTCTGCGTCGTCGGCTCGATTAATGCTGATCTCACCGTCACCGTCGAGCGTCTGCCCCACGGAGGCGAGACCATCGCCGGATCCCCGCTGCGCATTCTTCCGGGCGGCAAGTCCGCCAACCAGGCCGCAACCGCCGGAAAGCTTGGGGCGGACGTTTCGCTGATTGGTGCTGTGGGGCGGGATCCGAATGGCTCATTGCTTCTCGACGCCCTGGCCGACGCTCATGTGGACATCAGCGACGTAGCGCGGACCGAGTCCTCGACGGGAACGGCGATGATCGTCGTCGACGATTCCGCGGAGAATTTCATCGTCATCTCGGCAGGGGCCAACGGCGACGTCGGCCCCGAGATGGTGCAGGCGCACCGCAGCCGCATCGAGGGCTCCGGTGTCCTCGGCCTTTGCCTGGAAATCCGCGACGAGTCCGTCATTACTGCGGCGCGCGTCGCCAACGAGGCAGGCGTGCCGGTCGTGTTCAATCTTTCGCCGATTCGCAAGGTCAGCGACGAGCTGTTGGATTTGGTCGACGTGCTGATTGTCAACGAGCACGAGCTCGCCGCAATCGTCGGCGAGGATGCCGCACGCGCGGGTTTCGACGGTGGCAACTGGGATGCCGCCGGGCGCGCGCTTGCCGACGGCCACGGAATCGCTGACGCCGTCGTCACGCTCGGCGGTGCGGGGTCTGTGGTGCTTGCCATGGAAAAAACCGTCGCAGCCACGGAAGTGACTGCGACGGCGATTGCCCCGCTGAAGATTGACGTCGTGGATACGACTGGCTGCGGTGATTCCTACATGGGAACCCTTCTGACCGCGATTGCGGCGGGCCACAGTGTGGCGGAGGGAGCGGAGCTTGCGGCCGCGGTGTCAGCGTATGCGGCTACCGGTGTCGGCGCGCAGAGCTCCTACGGGACCACCGATCAGGTGGCGCAGTTCCTTCGAGGGCGTTAG
- a CDS encoding ABC transporter ATP-binding protein: MNSLIIDGLEKSYGDLHVLRGMSFHVNPGEIYGFVGSNGAGKTTTMRIALGVLSSDAGEVRIGDTPMNDTLRRTVGYMPEERGLYPKSEVRKQLIYFARLHGVAPARAVSNADSLLERLGLTERAGDKVDTLSLGNQQRVQLAAALIHDPEVLVLDEPFSGLDPLAVGVMSKVLKEYADRGTPVVFSSHQLDLVERLCDRVGIIRDGRMLVEGTVGELRARGPRAFVVRVDSADSSWAGSISGVTSTEVDTHGATVVRLDDNAPADVDQRILHAAMSAGTLRSFAPLQIPLTELYQEAVQS; the protein is encoded by the coding sequence ATGAATAGCCTCATAATCGACGGGCTCGAAAAGTCCTACGGGGACCTCCACGTCCTCCGCGGGATGAGCTTTCACGTCAATCCCGGAGAAATCTACGGCTTCGTCGGCTCCAACGGCGCCGGCAAGACCACCACTATGCGCATCGCCCTCGGTGTCCTGTCCTCCGATGCCGGCGAAGTCCGCATCGGCGACACCCCGATGAACGACACCCTGCGCCGCACCGTCGGATACATGCCGGAGGAACGCGGCCTCTATCCGAAGTCGGAGGTCCGCAAACAACTGATTTACTTCGCTCGCCTCCACGGAGTGGCCCCCGCCCGCGCCGTGTCCAATGCGGATAGCCTGCTGGAGCGCCTAGGACTTACCGAGCGCGCAGGCGACAAGGTCGACACTCTGTCCCTGGGTAACCAGCAGCGAGTTCAGCTGGCGGCTGCACTCATCCATGACCCGGAGGTTCTCGTCCTCGACGAGCCCTTTTCTGGTTTAGATCCGCTGGCAGTCGGCGTGATGAGCAAGGTTCTCAAAGAGTACGCAGACCGGGGCACGCCAGTCGTGTTTTCCTCACACCAGCTGGACCTAGTCGAGCGTCTCTGCGACCGAGTCGGCATCATCCGCGACGGACGCATGTTGGTCGAAGGCACCGTCGGTGAGCTGCGCGCCCGTGGTCCGCGGGCCTTTGTGGTCCGCGTTGATAGCGCTGACTCCTCCTGGGCCGGCTCCATCTCCGGCGTTACCTCGACTGAGGTAGACACTCATGGTGCCACCGTCGTACGCCTGGATGACAATGCCCCCGCCGACGTCGACCAGCGAATCCTCCACGCAGCCATGTCCGCCGGCACGCTGCGTTCCTTCGCCCCCCTCCAGATCCCGTTGACCGAGCTCTACCAGGAAGCAGTCCAGTCATGA
- a CDS encoding helix-turn-helix transcriptional regulator: protein MSPKISPKDPIFNRIAVLRTEHGLSRAQLAKEVEVNPQTIGALERGDHYPSLDLAFRICAVFDLPVEAVFSRTEFTPMSSALYRKES from the coding sequence GTGTCCCCAAAGATTAGTCCCAAAGATCCGATATTCAACAGGATCGCGGTACTTCGGACGGAACACGGCCTGAGCCGGGCACAACTAGCCAAGGAAGTTGAGGTCAACCCTCAGACGATTGGCGCACTGGAGCGCGGCGACCACTACCCCAGCCTGGATCTGGCGTTCCGGATCTGCGCGGTATTCGACCTTCCCGTCGAGGCCGTGTTTTCCCGCACCGAGTTCACCCCGATGTCCTCCGCCCTGTACCGAAAGGAAAGCTAG
- a CDS encoding enoyl-CoA hydratase: MTNPASEIRVESDDIITTITIDRDHKRNSLTADVCRDIADAIEEAEKSQERRVVLLRGEGRAFCAGADLGGQHHEGSFHEQLRRMLRTIESSRLIVIADIQGPAVGAGMQLAMAADLRIVGERAWFMIPPVKLGIAVDAWTVRRVRVLVGGARARTILLAAERMDQDEAVRCGFASYLGGSDKADEVAQRIATYAPLSLAYHKAVLNDDETHSPLGAEQQALYDQVWASEDAAEAAAARAEKREPRFHGK; encoded by the coding sequence ATGACGAACCCTGCTTCTGAAATCCGCGTCGAGTCCGACGACATCATCACCACCATCACCATTGACCGTGATCACAAACGCAACTCCTTAACTGCCGACGTGTGTCGCGATATCGCCGACGCGATAGAGGAGGCCGAGAAGTCTCAGGAACGCCGCGTCGTTTTGCTGCGTGGAGAGGGGCGCGCGTTCTGCGCCGGCGCCGACTTGGGCGGTCAGCACCATGAGGGTAGCTTTCACGAGCAGCTGCGGCGCATGCTCCGCACCATTGAAAGCAGTCGCCTGATCGTCATCGCAGACATCCAAGGCCCGGCCGTCGGCGCAGGCATGCAGCTGGCGATGGCGGCGGACCTGCGCATCGTCGGTGAGCGCGCCTGGTTCATGATTCCGCCGGTGAAACTCGGCATCGCGGTGGACGCCTGGACTGTGCGCCGGGTCCGGGTTCTGGTTGGAGGTGCCCGCGCTCGCACCATTTTGCTTGCGGCCGAGCGCATGGATCAGGACGAGGCTGTGCGCTGCGGCTTCGCCTCCTACCTGGGCGGATCCGATAAGGCCGACGAGGTGGCGCAGCGAATTGCCACCTACGCGCCGCTGTCGCTGGCCTACCACAAGGCTGTCCTCAATGATGATGAGACGCATTCCCCGCTGGGCGCCGAGCAGCAGGCCCTCTATGACCAGGTGTGGGCTTCCGAGGATGCAGCTGAGGCCGCGGCTGCTCGAGCGGAAAAGCGCGAGCCCCGCTTTCACGGAAAGTAG
- a CDS encoding carboxyl transferase domain-containing protein: protein MARINAQQVIDTVLDHGSFISWDSEPEHGQIDEAYQASLARATDKSGVDEAVMTGEGTVGNRRVAVICSEFGFLGGSIGAATARRIIRSIERATDEELPLLLSPTSGGTRMQEGTAAFALMISITTAVARHKDAHLPFLVYLRNPTTGGVMASWGSAGHFTFAEPGALLGFLGPRVVELATGAPMPEGVQTSENLFKQGIIDGIIPLDGLRGAVRRTIDVLADGAGSEPTAPPAAVIDGRDTWEAIVRTRSNSRPGGGDVIDALVDRSVPISGTGDGHKSLAVRARLARIGERPVVLVAQDRHNQPPLGTHPMGPGSLRFARRAMRIAESLNIPLVTVIDTPGAELTKDAEENAMAGEIARTLTTLVDLKVPTVSLILGQGCGGGALAMLPADRVLAMHDAWMSPLPPEGASAIIYRDTDHAPQMMEEQGVGAEAMLDSGVIDQIVEEPDNPANLTERALQAIEHALWTLECEPGRVGREQRFAHYRKFALGE, encoded by the coding sequence ATGGCAAGAATTAATGCGCAGCAAGTCATCGATACCGTCCTCGACCACGGAAGTTTCATCTCCTGGGATTCCGAGCCCGAGCATGGCCAGATTGACGAGGCATACCAGGCCTCCCTCGCCCGAGCCACGGACAAGTCAGGGGTCGACGAGGCCGTCATGACCGGCGAGGGCACCGTCGGCAATCGGCGAGTGGCGGTGATTTGCTCTGAATTCGGCTTCCTCGGAGGTTCGATTGGCGCGGCCACCGCGCGTCGTATTATCCGCAGCATCGAGCGCGCTACGGACGAGGAGCTGCCTCTGCTGCTGTCGCCGACCTCGGGCGGAACGCGTATGCAGGAGGGCACTGCGGCATTCGCTTTGATGATCTCGATAACAACGGCCGTTGCCCGGCACAAAGACGCGCACCTGCCCTTCCTGGTCTACCTGCGCAACCCCACCACCGGCGGAGTGATGGCCTCGTGGGGCTCGGCCGGCCACTTCACCTTCGCCGAGCCCGGCGCGCTCCTGGGCTTTCTCGGCCCGCGCGTGGTAGAGCTAGCCACCGGCGCGCCAATGCCAGAGGGAGTGCAGACCTCCGAGAACCTCTTCAAACAAGGCATCATTGACGGCATCATTCCACTCGATGGCCTGCGCGGTGCCGTCCGTCGCACTATCGATGTGCTTGCCGACGGTGCAGGATCCGAACCTACTGCTCCCCCGGCAGCGGTCATCGATGGCCGCGATACATGGGAGGCTATTGTTCGCACGCGCTCGAATTCCCGCCCGGGCGGCGGTGATGTCATTGACGCCCTAGTAGATCGCTCGGTACCGATTTCTGGCACTGGCGACGGTCACAAGTCGCTAGCTGTTCGGGCACGATTGGCCCGCATCGGCGAGCGCCCCGTGGTCTTGGTGGCACAGGATCGTCATAATCAGCCGCCGCTGGGCACCCACCCGATGGGGCCGGGTTCTCTGCGTTTCGCCCGTCGAGCGATGCGCATTGCTGAGAGCCTGAACATTCCGCTGGTGACGGTGATTGACACGCCGGGCGCCGAGTTGACGAAGGATGCCGAAGAAAATGCGATGGCCGGCGAAATCGCTCGCACCCTGACCACTCTGGTGGACCTAAAGGTTCCGACGGTGTCACTCATCCTGGGTCAGGGCTGCGGTGGCGGCGCACTGGCTATGCTGCCGGCTGATCGGGTTCTTGCGATGCACGATGCCTGGATGTCACCGCTGCCCCCGGAGGGCGCATCGGCAATCATCTACCGTGACACTGACCATGCGCCGCAGATGATGGAAGAGCAAGGCGTGGGCGCCGAGGCCATGCTGGACTCCGGTGTCATCGACCAGATCGTCGAAGAGCCTGACAATCCGGCGAACCTGACCGAGCGCGCACTGCAAGCAATTGAGCACGCTCTGTGGACCCTGGAGTGCGAACCTGGTCGAGTGGGCCGAGAACAGCGCTTCGCCCACTACCGTAAGTTCGCGCTGGGCGAGTAA
- a CDS encoding nucleoside hydrolase yields the protein MTQARKKIILDLDTGIDDTLALAYALGSPELDVIGVTGTFGNVVVEQGVRNDLALLDLFGRADVPVFEGLPHASTKDSFATLDISRFIHGDNGVGNVELSESERKAETVSAVDFLVESVRKYGDDLVIVPTGPLTNIAAAVEKDPEFASRAHIVFMGGALTVPGNVTRWSEANINQDPEAADLVLRTCADVTMVGLDVTLQTLLTTAETAVWRETGTEAGRILADMTDYYIRSYDVTAPHLGGCGLHDPLAVGVAVDPSLVTTLARNMKVDTEEPTRGRTIGDDERLNDPNKNACVAVAVDVDRFLGELMDRIGSTIAAAKQHGEGS from the coding sequence ATGACTCAAGCGCGCAAAAAGATCATTCTCGACCTGGACACTGGCATCGACGACACCCTGGCCCTGGCCTATGCGCTGGGGTCGCCCGAGCTAGATGTCATCGGTGTAACCGGTACCTTTGGAAACGTGGTGGTGGAGCAGGGAGTTCGTAATGATCTGGCGTTGCTCGACCTGTTCGGTCGCGCGGATGTTCCGGTATTTGAGGGTCTGCCACATGCCTCGACGAAGGACAGTTTCGCGACGCTCGACATCTCTCGTTTCATCCACGGTGACAACGGTGTGGGCAATGTGGAGCTCTCAGAGTCAGAGCGTAAGGCTGAAACAGTCTCCGCGGTGGATTTTCTGGTCGAGTCTGTGCGCAAATATGGCGACGATCTCGTTATCGTCCCCACCGGCCCACTGACGAACATCGCCGCGGCAGTCGAGAAGGACCCGGAGTTCGCATCCCGCGCGCACATCGTCTTTATGGGCGGCGCACTGACCGTCCCCGGCAATGTCACTCGTTGGAGTGAAGCCAACATTAATCAGGATCCAGAGGCAGCCGACCTGGTCCTGCGCACCTGCGCCGACGTCACCATGGTGGGACTCGACGTGACCCTGCAGACCCTGCTGACAACGGCCGAAACTGCTGTCTGGCGCGAGACCGGCACTGAAGCTGGCCGCATCCTCGCTGATATGACCGACTACTACATCCGTTCCTACGATGTCACGGCGCCTCACCTCGGAGGCTGCGGCCTGCACGATCCCCTGGCTGTCGGCGTGGCAGTAGATCCGAGCTTGGTTACCACTCTGGCTCGCAACATGAAGGTCGACACCGAAGAGCCGACCCGCGGGCGCACCATCGGTGACGACGAGCGCCTGAATGACCCGAATAAGAACGCCTGCGTCGCCGTCGCGGTCGATGTGGATCGTTTCCTCGGGGAGCTGATGGATCGTATCGGTTCCACAATCGCCGCCGCGAAGCAGCACGGGGAGGGCAGTTAG
- a CDS encoding FKBP-type peptidyl-prolyl cis-trans isomerase, which produces MSKPELTAKSGPAPTELVINDLTVGDGAEATPGARVEVHYVGVDFETGEEFDSSWNRGQSIEFPLNGLIAGWQEGIPGMKVGGRRELICPPEKAYGPAGAGHFLSGKTLVFVIDLLDVK; this is translated from the coding sequence GTGTCCAAGCCAGAGCTAACCGCAAAGTCCGGTCCTGCTCCGACCGAACTCGTCATCAACGATCTGACTGTTGGTGATGGTGCAGAGGCGACCCCGGGAGCCCGTGTCGAGGTCCACTACGTCGGTGTCGACTTCGAAACCGGTGAAGAGTTTGACTCTTCCTGGAATCGTGGTCAGTCCATTGAGTTTCCTCTCAATGGCCTCATTGCAGGCTGGCAGGAAGGCATTCCGGGAATGAAGGTTGGCGGCCGTCGCGAACTGATTTGTCCGCCAGAGAAGGCCTACGGCCCGGCCGGGGCTGGCCACTTCCTCTCTGGAAAGACTCTTGTCTTTGTAATCGATCTGCTTGACGTCAAGTAA
- a CDS encoding ABC transporter permease, translating into MSPTTNNYSASTAIKTVFVRELRESLLKKSSLITLIIMAVATVGGVIAADYFMNKSSNETTKVTVVGEAPFASTAAQVSEQVSKQASKKGDSGQQKFAAMAGASVSRIELTKSPDEAAARTAVTDGDADAALMPGETPGAWRLLADDAPSWLAPILQESLQKQTEAEALAAQGVDAQQFYEKAQSGSVSVEALSPEKEANFPAIIITLIGVMLMVTAILMFGGAVAMSVIEEKSSRVIEIILSTVRPMHLLTGKILGAALAGLIMMSILVISASAALYFTSIGEAIDIPWSAVGLLLPCFILGYFFFAALYAASASLVSRMEDFQGAQTPVLMLSLITMYVPLFGWSKLDSTFMQIAAWIPPVSITTAPLQYAAGNFSALQLAGALVLMALSVVGVIALAAKIYPRNILRTGAAVSWKKALTAKS; encoded by the coding sequence ATGAGCCCAACTACCAACAACTACAGCGCCTCCACCGCAATCAAGACAGTCTTCGTCCGCGAACTCCGCGAGAGCCTGCTAAAGAAGAGCTCTCTGATTACCCTGATCATCATGGCCGTAGCAACGGTCGGCGGTGTCATTGCGGCGGACTACTTCATGAACAAGTCCTCGAACGAGACAACCAAGGTTACTGTGGTCGGCGAGGCGCCCTTCGCGTCCACTGCTGCGCAGGTCTCCGAGCAGGTTTCCAAGCAGGCATCCAAAAAAGGTGATTCCGGCCAGCAAAAATTCGCCGCCATGGCCGGCGCCAGCGTCTCCCGCATCGAGCTGACCAAATCCCCCGACGAGGCCGCCGCTCGCACGGCTGTCACCGACGGCGATGCCGATGCGGCCCTCATGCCGGGAGAAACTCCCGGCGCGTGGCGCCTGCTTGCCGACGACGCACCGTCTTGGCTAGCCCCTATCCTGCAGGAATCGCTACAAAAACAGACCGAGGCCGAAGCTCTTGCCGCCCAGGGCGTCGATGCGCAGCAGTTCTACGAAAAAGCACAGTCAGGCTCGGTCTCTGTAGAGGCTCTCTCCCCTGAGAAGGAGGCGAACTTCCCGGCAATCATCATCACCCTAATCGGTGTCATGCTGATGGTCACCGCGATCCTGATGTTCGGTGGTGCCGTCGCGATGAGCGTGATTGAGGAGAAGTCTTCCCGTGTCATCGAAATCATCCTCTCGACGGTGCGCCCCATGCACCTGCTGACCGGCAAGATACTGGGCGCAGCCCTGGCGGGTCTGATTATGATGTCAATCCTTGTAATCAGTGCTTCCGCCGCTCTTTACTTCACGAGCATCGGCGAGGCCATAGACATTCCGTGGTCCGCGGTCGGGCTACTGCTGCCCTGCTTCATCCTCGGATACTTCTTCTTCGCTGCCCTCTACGCGGCATCCGCATCGCTGGTCAGCCGCATGGAGGACTTCCAGGGTGCGCAGACCCCGGTGCTGATGCTGTCGTTGATCACCATGTACGTGCCACTGTTCGGCTGGTCCAAGTTGGACTCGACCTTCATGCAGATCGCAGCCTGGATCCCTCCTGTGTCCATCACGACCGCGCCGCTGCAGTACGCGGCAGGAAACTTCTCGGCGCTGCAGCTTGCAGGCGCGCTCGTTCTCATGGCGCTCAGCGTGGTCGGAGTCATCGCACTGGCCGCGAAAATCTACCCGCGCAACATCCTGCGCACCGGCGCCGCAGTGAGCTGGAAGAAAGCGCTCACCGCGAAGAGCTAA
- a CDS encoding aldo/keto reductase — protein MTTTNNQSQIENLTLVDGNTIPILGLGTYKMSDEEARESVAYALELGYRHIDTASLYGNERGVGAGIADAVEKGVVKREDVFVTTKVWNDAQEPQATRESVQASLERLGLDYIDLVLVHWPVESQGAFGQCFDTLLELKAEGLIRSVGVANFYPEVLDQLSETPVVNQIELHPQFPQDDQLADDRRRGIVTQAWSPIGRATYLDGSPIAEIAAELDKTPAQVAIRWHLQRGVVAIPKSANRERIRENFEVTDFALTDEHMDTIASMARADGRMSADPRDFGNE, from the coding sequence ATGACCACAACGAATAATCAATCTCAGATTGAAAACCTCACCCTGGTCGATGGAAACACCATCCCGATCCTGGGGCTCGGAACCTACAAAATGAGCGACGAGGAAGCCCGCGAGTCGGTCGCCTACGCCCTCGAGCTGGGCTACCGCCACATCGACACCGCATCCCTCTATGGCAACGAGCGCGGCGTCGGTGCCGGGATTGCCGATGCCGTGGAAAAGGGCGTCGTAAAGCGCGAAGATGTGTTCGTGACCACAAAGGTTTGGAATGATGCGCAGGAGCCGCAGGCCACGCGCGAGTCGGTGCAGGCCTCGCTCGAACGGCTCGGCCTGGACTACATCGATCTGGTGCTGGTGCACTGGCCGGTCGAAAGCCAGGGTGCCTTCGGCCAGTGCTTCGACACCCTGCTGGAGCTGAAGGCTGAGGGGCTCATCCGCTCAGTTGGCGTGGCCAACTTCTACCCGGAGGTCCTCGACCAGCTCTCTGAGACTCCGGTCGTCAACCAAATTGAGCTGCACCCGCAGTTCCCGCAGGATGATCAGCTTGCCGACGATCGCCGCCGCGGCATTGTCACCCAGGCCTGGTCGCCAATTGGCCGCGCTACCTACCTCGATGGCTCTCCTATCGCGGAAATCGCCGCCGAGCTGGACAAGACGCCCGCGCAGGTTGCCATTCGTTGGCACCTGCAGCGCGGTGTTGTTGCCATTCCGAAGTCCGCCAACCGAGAGCGCATCCGAGAGAACTTCGAGGTCACCGACTTCGCGCTTACCGACGAGCACATGGACACCATCGCCTCGATGGCGCGTGCCGACGGTCGGATGAGCGCCGATCCGCGGGACTTCGGTAACGAATAA